In Marinitoga litoralis, the following proteins share a genomic window:
- a CDS encoding bifunctional DNA primase/polymerase has protein sequence MNNEKLIKIVEIWKRNYFRVIPLYNYQKRPIFNDWPHYTYNEKDFEKITGYGLLTGVKIKDNLYFHVIDIDVYDNIKNDLLKNIINYLKLKNPFIQKTVSGGYHIFFVTNKIFNKRKIVMNDYVIELLGKGQMVVGYGSRVYSNKTNKYGVYELLPNSKNINYIESKIIDKLFYYEQKNILNSKIIS, from the coding sequence ATGAATAATGAAAAATTAATTAAAATTGTAGAAATATGGAAAAGAAATTATTTTAGAGTCATTCCATTATATAATTATCAAAAAAGGCCAATCTTTAATGATTGGCCTCATTATACATATAATGAAAAAGATTTTGAAAAAATTACAGGATATGGTTTATTAACAGGAGTAAAAATTAAAGATAACTTATATTTTCATGTAATAGACATTGATGTATATGATAATATTAAAAATGACTTATTAAAAAATATTATTAATTATTTGAAATTAAAAAATCCTTTTATTCAAAAAACTGTAAGCGGAGGATATCATATATTTTTTGTTACAAATAAAATTTTCAATAAAAGAAAAATAGTTATGAATGATTATGTTATTGAATTATTAGGTAAAGGTCAAATGGTTGTTGGATATGGTTCTCGAGTATATTCTAATAAAACAAATAAATATGGGGTTTATGAATTATTGCCTAACTCAAAAAACATAAATTATATAGAATCAAAAATAATTGATAAGTTGTTTTATTATGAACAAAAAAATATTTTAAATTCAAAAATAATATCTTAA